The following are encoded together in the Apodemus sylvaticus chromosome 11, mApoSyl1.1, whole genome shotgun sequence genome:
- the Cxcl10 gene encoding C-X-C motif chemokine 10 codes for MKPTTAVIFCLMLLSLSGTQGIPLARTVRCTCITIDDRSVKPRALEKLEIIPASLSCPHVEIIATMKKTDEKRCLNPESEAIKNLLKKAVSQKRSKRAP; via the exons ATGAAGCCAACTACTGCCGTCATTTTCTGTCTCATGCTGCTGAGTCTGAGCGGGACTCAAG GGATCCCTCTCGCAAGAACGGTCCGCTGCACCTGCATCACGATCGATGACAGATCAGTGAAACCAAGGGCCTTAGAGAAGCTTGAAATCATCCCTGCGAGTCTATCCTGCCCACACGTTGAGATTAT TGCCACGATGAAGAAGACTGACGAGAAGAGATGTCTGAATCCGGAATCTGAGGCCATCAAGAATTTATTAAAGAAAGCGGTCAGCCAAAAGAG GTCTAAGAGAGCTCCATAA
- the Cxcl9 gene encoding C-X-C motif chemokine 9 → MKPTVLFLLGIIFLDQCGVQGTLVIRNIRCSCISTSQGTIHYKSLKDLRQFAPSPNCNKTEIIATLKNGDQTCLDPDSANVKKLMKEWEKKISQKKKQKRGKKHQKNKKNRKPKTPQNPRSKKTT, encoded by the exons ATGAAGCCCACTGTCCTTTTTCTCCTGGGCATCATCTTCCTGGATCAGTGTGGAGTTCAAG GAACCCTAGTCATAAGGAATATACGATGCTCCTGCATCAGCACCAGCCAAGGCACGATCCACTACAAATCCCTCAAAGACCTCAGACAGTTTGCCCCAAGCCCTAATTGCAACAAAACTGAAATCAT TGCTACACTGAAGAACGGAGATCAAACCTGTCTTGATCCAGATTCAGCAAACGTGAAGAAGCTCATGAAAGAATGGGAGAAAAAG ATCAgccaaaagaaaaagcaaaagagggggaagaaacaccaaaagaacaagaaaaacagaaaacctaaAACACCCCAAAATCCTCGTTCAAAGAAAACTACATAA